The following are from one region of the Lynx canadensis isolate LIC74 chromosome D4, mLynCan4.pri.v2, whole genome shotgun sequence genome:
- the LHX2 gene encoding LIM/homeobox protein Lhx2, protein MLFHSLSGPEVHGVIDEMDRRAKSEAPAISSAIDRGDTETTMPSISSDRAALCAGCGGKISDRYYLLAVDKQWHMRCLKCCECKLNLESELTCFSKDGSIYCKEDYYRRFSVQRCARCHLGISASEMVMRARDLVYHLNCFTCTTCNKMLTTGDHFGMKDSLVYCRLHFEALLQGEYPAHFNHADVAAAAAAAAAAKSAGLGAAGANPLGLPYYNGVGTVQKGRPRKRKSPGPGADLAAYNAALSCNENDAEHLDRDQPYPSSQKTKRMRTSFKHHQLRTMKSYFAINHNPDAKDLKQLAQKTGLTKRVLQVWFQNARAKFRRNLLRQENTGVDKSTEAALQTGTPSGPASELSNASLSPSSTPTTLTDLTSPALPTVTSVLTSVPGNLEGHEPHSPSQTTLTNLF, encoded by the exons ATGCTGTTCCACAGTCTGTCGGGCCCCGAGGTGCACGGGGTCATCGACGAGATGGACCGCAGGGCCAAGAGCGAGGCTCCCGCCATCAGCTCCGCCATCGACCGCGGCGACACGGAGACG ACCATGCCGTCCATCAGCAGTGACCGAGCCGCGCTGTGCGCTGGCTGCGGGGGCAAGATCTCAGACCGCTACTACCTGCTGGCGGTGGACAAGCAGTGGCACATGCGCTGCCTCAAGTGCTGCGAGTGCAAGCTCAACCTGGAGTCGGAGCTCACCTGTTTCAGCAAGGATGGGAGCATCTACTGCAAGGAAGACTACTACAG GCGGTTCTCTGTGCAGCGCTGCGCCCGCTGCCACCTGGGCATCTCGGCCTCGGAGATGGTGATGCGCGCTCGGGACTTGGTTTATCACCTCAACTGCTTCACATGCACCACGTGTAACAAGATGCTGACCACGGGTGACCACTTCGGCATGAAGGACAGCCTGGTCTACTGCCGCTTGCACTTCGAAGCGCTGCTGCAGGGCGAGTACCCCGCGCACTTCAACCACGCCGATGTGGCGGCAGCGGCAGCCGCAGCGGCGGCGGCCAAGAGCGCCGGGCTGGGCGCAGCCGGGGCCAATCCGCTGGGTCTTCCCTACTACAATGGCGTGGGCACGGTGCAGAAGGGGCGGCCGAGGAAGCGCAAGAGCCCCGGCCCCGGGGCGGATCTGGCAGCCTACAACGCTG CGCTGAGCTGCAACGAGAACGACGCGGAGCACCTGGACCGCGACCAGCCCTACCCGAGCAGCCAGAAGACAAAGCGCATGCGCACCTCCTTCAAGCACCACCAGCTTCGGACCATGAAGTCTTACTTTGCCATTAACCACAACCCCGACGCCAAGGACTTGAAGCAGCTTGCGCAAAAGACGGGCCTCACCAAACGGGTCCTCCAG GTCTGGTTTCAGAACGCCAGGGCCAAGTTCAGGCGCAACCTCTTACGGCAGGAAAACACGGGTGTGGACAAGTCTACGGAGGCAGCGTTGCAGACCGGGACGCCTTCGGGGCCAGCCTCGGAGCTCTCCAATGCCTCGCTCAGCCCCTCCAGCACGCCCACCACCCTCACAGACTTGACTAGCCCCGCCCTGCCAACTGTGACGTCAGTCTTAACTTCTGTGCCTGGCAACCTGGAGGGCCACGAGCCTCACAGCCCCTCACAAACGACTCTCACCAACCTTTTCTAG